A region of Cataglyphis hispanica isolate Lineage 1 chromosome 8, ULB_Chis1_1.0, whole genome shotgun sequence DNA encodes the following proteins:
- the LOC126851388 gene encoding ATP-binding cassette sub-family G member 8 isoform X2, whose product MGSEAWELERRYSVPGALDTRGLEPPASEDLHAWSIYRQNLNSDFTDSALGSAEKSPLPYGNFQLRDSTVQSILRHPRYGPKSPLANNSYTYLKFGLPRVLPPSSRNRDGSSGYDSSEEGRRVSHAGVPMHSSSVMRSARSDPDFRHVHAVPREQTHSQLTIARDHPRLRSASEANLLQSAVRTNRRHSIAPIDPGYITHGHPGILGPESYILPLRPVPLQHPHLQLRGVEAAGSDGLPLLRGITLEAGAAEVLAIMATTEKEGTQIVETIAGRRRIKRGDILLNGRSVSARTLRSRVAYLPTESGLSPGLTAQQTLSFYMLLRGGRNTTALEAEAVLQELGLEATKHCLVNTLTTSEARRLALACRLLQDSHVLVLDRPTHGLDIFDAFFLIEYLRQWASRGQRLVILTLHPPTYEILTMVSRVALTSGGRIMYSGLRRDMLPYFALAEFPCPPFKNPSDYYLDLVTLDDLSAEAMLESSQRIDHLAELARTRLPPLSDPGPPGVLPPSRSGPNIFLQIYALLLRTLIYSQPWTLTRLLRKIIISASLSILLGAIFWDVASESNLYLRDRIGYHYASLGIFFWPLSLLAMCDVANSRPNVERDIRDGLYSRFIYILVELICGVPSWCVIYLIYLAPAFAMSGLHLVPDENLTSLWNYLAVGLLYLMLQHLICTFFAHVCKSTYLAALFAGVVMGEMSLAGGVTLHLDNLPSWYQQISMLQWSLSLLLPRLHRSESMSKLANCRPKQIQRQDIIIQAACEPPDGALALREVALDKLNVRGELWLGTGVAIMAFLIVLGFLCVKYATPKRPRSAPNKP is encoded by the exons ATGGGCTCGGAAGCTTGGGAGCTGGAGAGAAGATACTCGGTGCCGGGAGCTCTAGACACCAGGGGACTGGAGCCGCCAGCCAGCGAGGATTTGCACGCATGGTCGATTTACAG GCAAAACCTGAACTCGGATTTCACGGATTCCGCGCTCGGCTCGGCCGAAAAATCGCCGCTGCCTTATGGAAATTTCCAACTTCGCGACTCCACGGTGCAGAGCATTCTGCGACATCCGCGATACGGCCCCAAGAGCCCACTTGCCAACAATTCctatacttatttaaaattcggCCTGCCGCGCGTCCTGCCACCCAGCTCGCGGAATCGCGATGGCTCCAGCGGCTACGATTCCAGCGAGGAAGGACGACGCGTATCGCACGCAG GTGTTCCGATGCACTCGTCATCAGTTATGCGATCAGCTAGAAGCGATCCGGACTTTAGGCACGTCCATGCGGTCCCGAGAGAGCAAACACACTCTCAATTAACTATCGCGAGGGATCATCCGAGGCTAAGAAGTGCCAGCGAGGCTAATCTTCTGCAGAGCGCGGTCAGGACCAATCGGCGGCACAGCATCGCGCCGATCGATCCTGGATACATAACGCATG GACATCCAGGTATCCTAGGACCGGAAAGTTACATACTGCCATTGAGACCAGTGCCGTTGCAGCATCCTCATTTGCAGCTGCGGGGTGTGGAGGCCGCGGGCTCGGACGGGCTGCCGCTTCTTCGCGGTATTACCCTCGAGGCCGGTGCCGCCGAGGTGCTGGCCATCATGGCGACTACCGAGAAAGAAGGCACGCAAATCGTCGAGACAATCGCGGGTAGAAGGCGTATAAAGCGGGGCGATATTCTGCTCAATGGAAGATCGGTATCGGCACGTACTCTGAG ATCCCGTGTCGCTTACCTTCCAACGGAGAGTGGTTTGAGTCCCGGACTGACGGCTCAGCAAACTCTCAGTTTCTACATGTTGTTGAGAGGCGGCCGCAACACCACTGCGCTCGAAGCTGAGGCCGTCCTGCAGGAGCTCGGCTTGGAGGCGACCAAGCACTGCCTTGTGAATACTCTGACGACTTCCGAAGCTCGACGACTGGCTTTAGCTTGTCGCCTGTTACAAGATTCGCACGTCCTCGTCTTGGACAGGCCCACTCATGGTCTGGACATCTTCGATGCCTTTTTCTTGATCGAGTATTTGAGGCAGTGGGCTAGCCGCGGTCAGCGGCTCGTCATCCTCACGTTGCATCCGCCCACGTACGAGATCCTGACGATGGTGTCGAGGGTCGCGCTCACTTCCGGCGGTCGGATCATGTATTCCGGACTTAGGAGAGACATGCTGCCATATTTCGCGCTTGCCGAGTTTCCCTGTCCTCCGTTCAAGAATCCGTCCGATTACTATC TCGATTTAGTGACACTGGATGACTTATCGGCGGAAGCGATGCTCGAATCCTCGCAGAGGATAGATCATCTCGCGGAATTGGCCAGGACGAGGTTACCTCCGCTCAGCGATCCTGGACCACCCGGCGTGCTTCCGCCCTCGAGATCTGGTCCCAACATATTCCTGCAAATTTATGCGTTATTATTGCGAACGCTTATTTACAGTCAACCATGGACGTTGACGCGATTGCTGCGAAAAATCATAATCTCCGCGTCGCTCAGTATTCTACTCGGTGCAATATTCTGGGACGTTGCTAGCGAGTCAAATTTATATCTGAGAGACAGAATAGGCTATCATTATGCTAGCTTGGGCATTTTCTTCTGGCCTCTGAGCCTCCTAGCAATGTGCGACGTAGCCAACAGCAGGCCGAACGTAGAGAGAGATATCAGGGATGGATTGTACAGCAGATTTATTTACATCCTCGTAGAG CTCATCTGCGGCGTACCATCCTGGTGCGTAATTTATCTGATATACCTGGCGCCGGCGTTCGCCATGTCGGGGCTGCATTTGGTACCGGACGAGAACCTGACATCGCTATGGAACTACCTCGCTGTCGGTCTGCTGTATCTGATGCTGCAGCATCTCATATGCACCTTCTTCGCGCATGTGTGTAAATCTACGTACCTGGCAGCGCTGTTCGCCGGCGTGGTGATGGGCGAGATGAGCCTGGCCGGGGGCGTCACTCTGCATTTGGATAATCTGCCGTCGTGGTATCAGCAGATCAGCATGTTGCAGTGGTCGTTGTCGTTGCTGCTGCCGCGTCTGCACAGAAGCGAAAGCATGAGTAAACTGGCCAACTGTAGGCCCAAGCAGATTCAGCGGCAGGATATTATCATCCAGGCGGCGTGCGAGCCACCCGATGGCGCGTTAGCCCTTCGCGAAGTCGCTCTCGACAAGCTGAATGTACGCGGCGAGTTGTGGCTGGGCACCGGTGTGGCTATTATGGCCTTCCTGATCGTTCTAGGTTTCCTGTGCGTCAAATACGCGACGCCGAAGAGGCCCAGAAGCGCCCCAAACAAACCCTGA
- the LOC126851388 gene encoding ATP-binding cassette sub-family G member 8 isoform X1 encodes MISAQSPENMGSEAWELERRYSVPGALDTRGLEPPASEDLHAWSIYRQNLNSDFTDSALGSAEKSPLPYGNFQLRDSTVQSILRHPRYGPKSPLANNSYTYLKFGLPRVLPPSSRNRDGSSGYDSSEEGRRVSHAGVPMHSSSVMRSARSDPDFRHVHAVPREQTHSQLTIARDHPRLRSASEANLLQSAVRTNRRHSIAPIDPGYITHGHPGILGPESYILPLRPVPLQHPHLQLRGVEAAGSDGLPLLRGITLEAGAAEVLAIMATTEKEGTQIVETIAGRRRIKRGDILLNGRSVSARTLRSRVAYLPTESGLSPGLTAQQTLSFYMLLRGGRNTTALEAEAVLQELGLEATKHCLVNTLTTSEARRLALACRLLQDSHVLVLDRPTHGLDIFDAFFLIEYLRQWASRGQRLVILTLHPPTYEILTMVSRVALTSGGRIMYSGLRRDMLPYFALAEFPCPPFKNPSDYYLDLVTLDDLSAEAMLESSQRIDHLAELARTRLPPLSDPGPPGVLPPSRSGPNIFLQIYALLLRTLIYSQPWTLTRLLRKIIISASLSILLGAIFWDVASESNLYLRDRIGYHYASLGIFFWPLSLLAMCDVANSRPNVERDIRDGLYSRFIYILVELICGVPSWCVIYLIYLAPAFAMSGLHLVPDENLTSLWNYLAVGLLYLMLQHLICTFFAHVCKSTYLAALFAGVVMGEMSLAGGVTLHLDNLPSWYQQISMLQWSLSLLLPRLHRSESMSKLANCRPKQIQRQDIIIQAACEPPDGALALREVALDKLNVRGELWLGTGVAIMAFLIVLGFLCVKYATPKRPRSAPNKP; translated from the exons ATGATCTCTGCGCAGTCACCGGAAAATATGGGCTCGGAAGCTTGGGAGCTGGAGAGAAGATACTCGGTGCCGGGAGCTCTAGACACCAGGGGACTGGAGCCGCCAGCCAGCGAGGATTTGCACGCATGGTCGATTTACAG GCAAAACCTGAACTCGGATTTCACGGATTCCGCGCTCGGCTCGGCCGAAAAATCGCCGCTGCCTTATGGAAATTTCCAACTTCGCGACTCCACGGTGCAGAGCATTCTGCGACATCCGCGATACGGCCCCAAGAGCCCACTTGCCAACAATTCctatacttatttaaaattcggCCTGCCGCGCGTCCTGCCACCCAGCTCGCGGAATCGCGATGGCTCCAGCGGCTACGATTCCAGCGAGGAAGGACGACGCGTATCGCACGCAG GTGTTCCGATGCACTCGTCATCAGTTATGCGATCAGCTAGAAGCGATCCGGACTTTAGGCACGTCCATGCGGTCCCGAGAGAGCAAACACACTCTCAATTAACTATCGCGAGGGATCATCCGAGGCTAAGAAGTGCCAGCGAGGCTAATCTTCTGCAGAGCGCGGTCAGGACCAATCGGCGGCACAGCATCGCGCCGATCGATCCTGGATACATAACGCATG GACATCCAGGTATCCTAGGACCGGAAAGTTACATACTGCCATTGAGACCAGTGCCGTTGCAGCATCCTCATTTGCAGCTGCGGGGTGTGGAGGCCGCGGGCTCGGACGGGCTGCCGCTTCTTCGCGGTATTACCCTCGAGGCCGGTGCCGCCGAGGTGCTGGCCATCATGGCGACTACCGAGAAAGAAGGCACGCAAATCGTCGAGACAATCGCGGGTAGAAGGCGTATAAAGCGGGGCGATATTCTGCTCAATGGAAGATCGGTATCGGCACGTACTCTGAG ATCCCGTGTCGCTTACCTTCCAACGGAGAGTGGTTTGAGTCCCGGACTGACGGCTCAGCAAACTCTCAGTTTCTACATGTTGTTGAGAGGCGGCCGCAACACCACTGCGCTCGAAGCTGAGGCCGTCCTGCAGGAGCTCGGCTTGGAGGCGACCAAGCACTGCCTTGTGAATACTCTGACGACTTCCGAAGCTCGACGACTGGCTTTAGCTTGTCGCCTGTTACAAGATTCGCACGTCCTCGTCTTGGACAGGCCCACTCATGGTCTGGACATCTTCGATGCCTTTTTCTTGATCGAGTATTTGAGGCAGTGGGCTAGCCGCGGTCAGCGGCTCGTCATCCTCACGTTGCATCCGCCCACGTACGAGATCCTGACGATGGTGTCGAGGGTCGCGCTCACTTCCGGCGGTCGGATCATGTATTCCGGACTTAGGAGAGACATGCTGCCATATTTCGCGCTTGCCGAGTTTCCCTGTCCTCCGTTCAAGAATCCGTCCGATTACTATC TCGATTTAGTGACACTGGATGACTTATCGGCGGAAGCGATGCTCGAATCCTCGCAGAGGATAGATCATCTCGCGGAATTGGCCAGGACGAGGTTACCTCCGCTCAGCGATCCTGGACCACCCGGCGTGCTTCCGCCCTCGAGATCTGGTCCCAACATATTCCTGCAAATTTATGCGTTATTATTGCGAACGCTTATTTACAGTCAACCATGGACGTTGACGCGATTGCTGCGAAAAATCATAATCTCCGCGTCGCTCAGTATTCTACTCGGTGCAATATTCTGGGACGTTGCTAGCGAGTCAAATTTATATCTGAGAGACAGAATAGGCTATCATTATGCTAGCTTGGGCATTTTCTTCTGGCCTCTGAGCCTCCTAGCAATGTGCGACGTAGCCAACAGCAGGCCGAACGTAGAGAGAGATATCAGGGATGGATTGTACAGCAGATTTATTTACATCCTCGTAGAG CTCATCTGCGGCGTACCATCCTGGTGCGTAATTTATCTGATATACCTGGCGCCGGCGTTCGCCATGTCGGGGCTGCATTTGGTACCGGACGAGAACCTGACATCGCTATGGAACTACCTCGCTGTCGGTCTGCTGTATCTGATGCTGCAGCATCTCATATGCACCTTCTTCGCGCATGTGTGTAAATCTACGTACCTGGCAGCGCTGTTCGCCGGCGTGGTGATGGGCGAGATGAGCCTGGCCGGGGGCGTCACTCTGCATTTGGATAATCTGCCGTCGTGGTATCAGCAGATCAGCATGTTGCAGTGGTCGTTGTCGTTGCTGCTGCCGCGTCTGCACAGAAGCGAAAGCATGAGTAAACTGGCCAACTGTAGGCCCAAGCAGATTCAGCGGCAGGATATTATCATCCAGGCGGCGTGCGAGCCACCCGATGGCGCGTTAGCCCTTCGCGAAGTCGCTCTCGACAAGCTGAATGTACGCGGCGAGTTGTGGCTGGGCACCGGTGTGGCTATTATGGCCTTCCTGATCGTTCTAGGTTTCCTGTGCGTCAAATACGCGACGCCGAAGAGGCCCAGAAGCGCCCCAAACAAACCCTGA